Proteins encoded within one genomic window of Halodesulfurarchaeum formicicum:
- a CDS encoding MinD/ParA family ATP-binding protein gives MPDADADGYALAIASGKGGVGKTTTAVNLGAALAGDYRVAVVDVDLGMANLGAMVGLTQPEATVHDVLAERAPLSAALHEARGLTVVPGATDLREYADAGTESLEAVIAQLKSRFDVVVLDAGAGLSDDVAAALDVADGVLLVTTAELHALTDASKTGELVERLEVPVVGAVLTGTGSGSFDDVEGLATALGTTGSVTVSVPADREVQKSIRTGVPVVFENESTPAAVAYRRLAASLAETLEFGEDSPADPDGFEWVDPESGAEIDEDPGPVMEVPLETLIDEAGLENEADRTQLLGRVRSWFER, from the coding sequence ATGCCGGACGCGGACGCTGATGGCTACGCCCTGGCGATCGCCTCCGGGAAGGGTGGCGTCGGCAAGACGACGACCGCGGTGAATCTCGGTGCGGCCCTGGCCGGAGACTACCGTGTCGCGGTCGTCGACGTCGACCTCGGGATGGCGAATCTGGGCGCGATGGTCGGACTCACCCAGCCCGAGGCGACGGTTCATGACGTCCTCGCCGAGCGAGCACCGCTCTCAGCCGCACTGCACGAGGCCCGCGGGCTCACGGTCGTTCCTGGGGCGACCGACCTGCGCGAGTACGCCGACGCCGGCACGGAGTCACTCGAAGCGGTTATCGCCCAACTCAAATCGAGGTTCGACGTGGTCGTCCTCGACGCCGGAGCCGGGTTGAGCGACGACGTCGCCGCCGCACTCGACGTGGCAGATGGCGTCCTTTTAGTCACGACGGCAGAGCTACACGCCCTGACAGACGCGTCCAAGACCGGCGAACTCGTCGAGCGGCTGGAAGTGCCTGTCGTCGGAGCTGTCCTCACTGGGACTGGCTCCGGGTCCTTCGACGACGTGGAGGGACTCGCGACGGCCCTCGGAACCACCGGCTCGGTGACGGTCAGCGTCCCGGCCGACAGGGAAGTTCAAAAGAGCATTCGAACGGGCGTTCCGGTCGTCTTCGAGAACGAATCCACGCCGGCAGCCGTCGCCTACAGACGGCTCGCCGCATCGCTCGCGGAGACACTCGAATTCGGCGAGGACTCACCGGCGGATCCGGATGGATTCGAGTGGGTCGATCCGGAAAGCGGGGCGGAGATCGACGAGGACCCCGGTCCGGTCATGGAGGTCCCCCTCGAGACGCTCATCGACGAGGCCGGACTCGAAAACGAAGCGGATCGAACCCAGCTTCTCGGTCGGGTTCGGTCCTGGTTCGAGCGATGA
- a CDS encoding DUF7521 family protein → MAPITLIEALFAAFSGTLALAGLSVVALAIQAYADVRQAAMLHLSIGFVLIVAAALGTTISTFLGDYSQVVGLLTVNYAITTVGFLFVMYSIVSRN, encoded by the coding sequence GTGGCCCCCATAACACTTATCGAGGCCCTCTTTGCAGCCTTCAGCGGCACGCTCGCCCTCGCTGGTCTCTCGGTTGTCGCGCTCGCCATTCAGGCCTACGCCGACGTCCGACAGGCCGCGATGCTCCACCTGTCGATCGGGTTCGTCCTGATCGTCGCGGCCGCGCTCGGGACGACAATCAGCACGTTCCTCGGCGATTACTCACAGGTGGTCGGTCTCCTGACGGTCAACTACGCCATCACGACCGTTGGGTTTCTCTTCGTCATGTACAGCATCGTCTCGCGAAACTAG
- a CDS encoding ArsR/SmtB family transcription factor — MDPEAVLRVLGNKYNAQILRATHKPKSAQDLSEELDIPIATSYRRIEELQDHDLLALEGQEFSDEGRRTKVYRRKIDEISVTFGNGDCELDLTRRTEAKNNLVDVWSDLRDQA, encoded by the coding sequence ATGGATCCGGAGGCGGTGTTGCGTGTCCTTGGAAACAAGTACAATGCCCAGATACTTCGGGCAACCCACAAGCCGAAGTCCGCACAGGACCTCTCGGAGGAACTGGATATTCCGATTGCCACCTCCTATCGCCGAATCGAGGAGCTGCAGGACCACGACTTGCTGGCCCTCGAGGGCCAGGAGTTCTCGGATGAGGGCCGCCGGACCAAAGTCTATCGCCGCAAAATCGACGAGATTTCGGTCACCTTCGGCAACGGCGACTGCGAACTGGACCTGACCCGTCGGACGGAGGCCAAGAACAACCTCGTCGACGTATGGTCGGATTTACGGGACCAGGCCTGA
- a CDS encoding chemotaxis protein CheW, whose amino-acid sequence MSNEDTSVLEFSLGDDRYCIDITQVEEIVDADEEITAVPNAAPEVEGVVDLRGETTTIIDPTVALDVDTTTSGQRIVVLADEDGTGLLIDDVHQVLSVTSAAVDESTSSATTRGVIRVDDRFVVWVEPSALLG is encoded by the coding sequence ATGAGTAACGAAGATACAAGTGTCCTCGAATTTTCGCTGGGAGACGACCGATATTGCATCGACATCACACAGGTCGAAGAAATCGTCGACGCCGACGAGGAGATCACGGCCGTTCCGAACGCGGCTCCGGAAGTCGAAGGCGTCGTGGATCTCCGCGGGGAGACGACCACAATCATCGATCCCACGGTCGCCCTGGATGTAGACACGACAACCAGCGGCCAGCGGATCGTCGTCCTGGCAGACGAAGACGGGACCGGCCTGCTCATCGACGACGTTCACCAGGTGTTGTCGGTCACGTCGGCAGCCGTCGACGAGTCGACCAGTTCGGCGACCACACGCGGGGTCATCAGAGTGGATGATCGGTTCGTGGTCTGGGTCGAGCCGTCGGCGCTACTCGGGTAA
- a CDS encoding glycine betaine ABC transporter substrate-binding protein, which yields MTDTDREESRDDRREAIGEIQSVLRAMAEGDFTARPAVSPDDPELAEAVSLLDTVAESLEHTFATVDRFAGDVTDTSQEATRGIEDVRQESQVVRQSTEAISEATDEQEDNVEAVSAEMANVSATIEEVTATADDVADQSERMAERGEKGGKAAERAVAELDQIETGVSGARETAEHLTDQTAEIDEVVEFIADIADQTNLLALNASIEAARAGEAGDGFAVVAEEIKSLAEETQEATDEIGSLLTDVHSHAEDTAAELDATAENVSSGIETVEGALQSLEQIADQATETNVGVQEINDATAEQAEAAQQVSQMADELYDLAQQTTEETDSVVQSMESQEGEFAAIGHDVKTLSAQATVLEEQLGEYDYRNVQGVTTLDSETRESVGAAESTPIVIGSKPFTANKILAYLAYELLEAETDLSPVDQVGTGVTEENFRQLRNGDLDLYWEYTGTIYGEFLDRTESITDTHKLYEAAKQGIESTYKLTYGERATHNNTYGILAPRVWCEETGVHSLDDLATYANEHDGEVTAVVGPDFRDRDDGWRGLLETHGFEPDVQDAVWERTATIDASEERYEMIGRSTVDVTMGLTVDALIDIHDLEELDDRRQFFPIYNPAPLVRNDLVQAHPEVMDVLNRIGPTFEDVSEIRRLVRQVDIGKRHPRVVAHEYLETAGLL from the coding sequence ATGACAGACACCGACCGGGAGGAGTCCAGGGACGACCGACGCGAAGCAATCGGCGAGATCCAGTCCGTACTTCGGGCCATGGCCGAGGGGGACTTCACGGCCAGACCGGCCGTCTCGCCGGACGACCCTGAACTCGCCGAAGCGGTATCGCTGCTGGATACGGTCGCCGAATCGCTCGAACACACCTTCGCGACCGTCGACCGCTTCGCCGGGGATGTCACCGACACGAGCCAGGAAGCGACCCGCGGCATCGAGGACGTCCGCCAGGAGAGCCAGGTCGTCCGCCAATCGACCGAGGCGATCAGCGAGGCGACCGACGAGCAGGAGGACAACGTCGAGGCCGTCTCCGCGGAGATGGCAAACGTTTCGGCGACCATCGAGGAAGTCACGGCCACTGCCGACGACGTGGCCGATCAGTCCGAACGGATGGCCGAACGGGGAGAGAAAGGCGGGAAAGCGGCGGAACGAGCCGTTGCGGAACTCGATCAGATCGAAACAGGCGTCTCCGGGGCTCGCGAGACTGCAGAGCATCTCACCGACCAGACCGCCGAAATAGACGAGGTCGTCGAGTTCATCGCTGACATCGCCGATCAGACCAACCTGCTCGCGTTGAACGCCTCCATCGAGGCTGCCCGGGCGGGCGAGGCCGGGGACGGGTTTGCCGTCGTCGCCGAGGAGATCAAGTCCCTCGCGGAGGAGACCCAGGAGGCGACCGACGAGATCGGGAGCCTGCTGACCGACGTGCACAGTCACGCCGAGGACACCGCGGCCGAACTCGACGCGACGGCCGAGAACGTCTCCAGCGGAATCGAGACTGTCGAGGGGGCCCTCCAATCACTGGAGCAAATCGCCGACCAGGCCACCGAGACCAACGTCGGGGTTCAGGAGATCAACGACGCGACCGCCGAGCAGGCAGAAGCGGCCCAGCAGGTCTCACAGATGGCCGACGAACTGTATGACCTGGCCCAGCAGACGACCGAGGAGACAGACAGCGTCGTCCAATCGATGGAGTCCCAGGAGGGCGAGTTCGCCGCGATCGGTCACGACGTGAAGACACTCTCCGCACAGGCCACCGTCCTCGAGGAGCAACTCGGGGAGTACGACTACCGAAACGTCCAGGGTGTCACCACCCTCGACTCGGAGACTCGCGAGAGTGTCGGAGCAGCCGAATCCACCCCGATCGTCATCGGCTCCAAGCCCTTCACCGCGAACAAGATCCTCGCCTATCTCGCCTACGAACTTCTCGAAGCCGAAACCGACCTCTCACCGGTCGATCAGGTGGGGACCGGAGTCACCGAGGAGAACTTCCGACAGCTACGGAACGGCGATCTGGACCTCTACTGGGAGTACACCGGTACGATCTACGGGGAGTTCCTCGACCGAACCGAGTCCATCACGGACACTCACAAACTCTACGAGGCGGCCAAGCAGGGAATCGAGTCGACATACAAGCTAACCTACGGCGAACGAGCCACCCATAACAACACCTACGGCATCCTCGCTCCCCGGGTCTGGTGTGAGGAGACGGGTGTCCACTCCCTGGACGACCTGGCGACCTACGCTAACGAGCACGACGGCGAAGTCACCGCCGTGGTCGGGCCGGACTTCCGGGACCGGGACGACGGCTGGCGCGGCCTGCTTGAGACCCACGGTTTCGAGCCCGACGTCCAGGATGCAGTCTGGGAGCGAACGGCAACGATCGACGCCTCGGAGGAGCGCTACGAGATGATCGGCCGGTCGACGGTCGATGTGACCATGGGGCTGACCGTCGACGCCCTCATCGACATCCACGACCTGGAGGAACTCGACGATCGGCGACAGTTCTTCCCGATCTACAACCCGGCACCGCTGGTTCGAAACGACCTGGTCCAGGCCCACCCCGAGGTCATGGACGTTCTCAACCGGATCGGCCCCACCTTCGAGGACGTCTCGGAGATCCGTCGGCTGGTCAGACAGGTCGACATCGGGAAGCGCCACCCCCGCGTGGTGGCCCACGAGTACCTCGAAACGGCAGGGCTGCTCTGA
- a CDS encoding MBL fold metallo-hydrolase produces MTTIQIVMDDRVAGTRPMGLRAEHGFAAVVGDVLFDTGQTGEAVENARRLGLEPSYEQIVLSHGHYDHTGGLPAFLDGAETVYAHPDAFDPKFQDGTYIGLPYRRERLAADVEIHTHDGPIEVADGIHALGEIPRPHPDNPLGTTVRSDGSREADQIADDQSLAVETANGIALVCGCCHAGLRNTIEHAEAVTGEQVRAVIGGTHLVGSSPAEIQEIADWIGNRLDLFAPSHCTGHVGERIFAERFPEAYEYVGVGSTIEV; encoded by the coding sequence ATGACCACGATTCAAATCGTGATGGACGACCGCGTTGCCGGGACCCGACCGATGGGCTTGCGGGCCGAACACGGCTTTGCAGCGGTCGTTGGGGATGTCCTCTTCGACACGGGGCAGACCGGCGAAGCCGTCGAGAACGCCCGCCGGCTCGGACTGGAGCCGAGCTACGAGCAGATCGTATTGAGCCACGGGCACTACGATCACACTGGCGGCTTGCCCGCGTTTCTCGACGGCGCCGAAACCGTGTACGCCCATCCCGATGCGTTCGATCCGAAGTTCCAGGACGGGACGTACATCGGGCTCCCGTATCGGCGGGAACGACTGGCGGCCGACGTCGAAATCCACACCCACGACGGGCCGATCGAAGTCGCCGACGGAATTCACGCTCTCGGGGAAATCCCTCGACCCCATCCCGACAATCCGCTCGGGACGACGGTTCGTTCGGACGGCTCCCGAGAGGCCGATCAGATCGCGGACGACCAGTCACTGGCGGTGGAGACGGCGAACGGAATTGCCCTCGTCTGTGGCTGCTGTCACGCGGGATTGCGAAACACGATCGAACACGCAGAAGCAGTGACGGGCGAGCAAGTTCGGGCTGTCATCGGCGGGACACACCTGGTCGGATCGAGCCCCGCGGAGATCCAGGAAATCGCCGACTGGATCGGCAACCGACTCGATCTGTTCGCGCCCTCTCACTGCACCGGTCACGTGGGCGAGCGGATCTTCGCCGAGCGGTTCCCCGAGGCCTACGAGTACGTGGGTGTCGGGTCCACGATCGAGGTCTGA
- a CDS encoding DUF7500 family protein, translated as MDPPRDQEEMPDDSVLTPEDLDFREEEEVAELDESRFVIGAEGRPDVDKSAMGKSPEEDHRRSTPDTEAPTKKTTQQGAAGTESQELRGSDVKRWIGANLRRTDSQYAYRLAAKTGENVSHQQLASDDIGMAFDGLLMWYAQQVGDGTAVEDTLGILLSESNVRVRYPVTGLLAYLEEHDLDPEDSIGDLLETVREHDGLVFP; from the coding sequence ATGGACCCGCCTCGGGATCAGGAGGAGATGCCGGACGACTCAGTTCTCACGCCCGAGGACCTGGATTTCAGGGAGGAAGAAGAAGTGGCAGAGCTGGACGAGAGCCGGTTCGTCATCGGGGCGGAGGGCCGGCCGGACGTAGACAAATCAGCGATGGGAAAGTCACCGGAAGAGGATCACCGCCGGTCGACCCCGGACACCGAAGCACCGACGAAAAAGACGACTCAGCAGGGGGCCGCGGGGACCGAGTCCCAGGAGCTCCGGGGGAGTGATGTCAAACGCTGGATCGGCGCGAACCTGCGGCGAACCGACAGCCAGTACGCCTACCGGCTCGCGGCCAAGACGGGCGAGAACGTGAGCCATCAGCAACTTGCCTCCGACGACATCGGAATGGCCTTCGACGGCCTGCTCATGTGGTACGCCCAGCAGGTCGGGGACGGAACGGCGGTCGAGGACACCCTGGGGATCTTGCTCTCGGAGTCGAACGTCCGGGTTCGCTATCCTGTCACGGGGCTGCTGGCGTACCTCGAGGAACACGACCTCGACCCCGAGGATTCGATCGGCGACCTCCTGGAAACGGTTCGGGAGCACGACGGCCTGGTCTTTCCCTGA
- a CDS encoding chemotaxis protein CheW produces MTATDSDTAMAREKREETAAEPATEVVEFMLGAERCAIDIDAVDSIVEPKQITRVPRAPEAVEGVMDLRGETTAVVDPTLFLAIENDGTAANILVLDRDGDKQKIGIRVGSVEEVTSYPPAQIDRNGDLAGIQTSAIEADLVQGVLRKHLGEGDEDGVPEDISLVLWLDIARLIDAISTDGPGV; encoded by the coding sequence ATGACCGCCACCGATTCCGATACCGCGATGGCCCGCGAGAAGCGCGAGGAGACTGCCGCGGAACCAGCCACGGAGGTGGTCGAGTTCATGCTCGGAGCCGAACGCTGTGCGATCGACATCGACGCAGTCGACAGTATCGTCGAGCCAAAACAGATCACCAGAGTGCCGCGGGCCCCCGAGGCGGTCGAGGGCGTGATGGACCTTCGCGGGGAAACTACGGCTGTGGTGGACCCGACGCTGTTCCTCGCGATCGAAAACGACGGGACGGCCGCGAACATTTTGGTTCTGGATCGCGACGGCGACAAGCAGAAGATCGGGATCCGGGTCGGGTCCGTCGAAGAGGTCACCAGCTATCCACCCGCCCAGATCGACCGGAACGGTGATCTGGCGGGCATCCAGACCAGCGCGATCGAGGCCGACCTCGTCCAGGGCGTGCTGCGAAAGCACCTCGGAGAGGGAGACGAGGATGGGGTCCCTGAGGACATCTCGCTGGTGCTCTGGCTGGACATCGCCCGGCTGATCGATGCAATCTCGACTGACGGACCAGGCGTCTAG
- the cheY gene encoding chemotaxis protein CheY, which translates to MAQDVLLVDDSEFMRNLLREILEGELEIVGEAENGVEAVEMYKEHHPDLVMMDIVMPIRDGIEATAAIKDADAGAHVIMCTSIGQEEKMKKAVKAGADGYITKPFQKPSVMDAIEDVLAA; encoded by the coding sequence ATGGCACAGGACGTGCTTCTCGTTGATGACTCGGAGTTCATGCGGAATCTCCTTCGCGAGATCCTGGAGGGCGAACTGGAGATCGTCGGCGAGGCGGAGAACGGCGTCGAAGCCGTCGAGATGTACAAGGAGCACCACCCGGACCTGGTGATGATGGACATCGTGATGCCGATCCGCGACGGGATCGAGGCGACGGCGGCTATCAAGGACGCCGACGCCGGCGCCCACGTCATCATGTGCACGTCCATCGGACAGGAGGAAAAGATGAAGAAGGCGGTCAAGGCGGGCGCGGACGGCTACATCACCAAGCCGTTCCAGAAGCCCAGCGTGATGGACGCCATCGAAGACGTGCTCGCGGCATGA
- the cheB gene encoding chemotaxis-specific protein-glutamate methyltransferase CheB, producing MTRVLVVDDSHFMRTVITDILEDAGLTVVAQAANGREAVELVADHDPDVVTMDVEMPEMNGIEAVEAIMDHDPVPIMMLSALTTDGADATLEAMEKGAVDFFAKPSGTISTDLSAHAEALVRTVESVAQSDPTAQTISTGQRSTADREGTYVDHPTLVIGASTGGPNVVESILADLPRSADFRVLVVQHMPDQFTGRFAKRLDGRSAYDVREASDGDRIGGGEALIAKGDYHMVVSGYSSGRLRVRLEQSAPVHSVRPAIDVTMESVAETIDDPVTAVVLTGMGSDGAAGVEAIDAIGGQVLAQDEETSAVFGIPGRAIETGCVDGVHPADELVDAVLDTIRDRT from the coding sequence ATGACACGCGTCCTGGTCGTCGACGACTCGCATTTCATGCGGACGGTCATCACCGACATCCTCGAGGACGCCGGGCTGACCGTCGTCGCCCAGGCCGCAAACGGTCGCGAGGCGGTCGAACTCGTCGCCGACCACGACCCCGATGTCGTCACGATGGACGTCGAGATGCCCGAGATGAACGGCATCGAAGCGGTCGAGGCGATCATGGACCACGACCCGGTCCCGATCATGATGCTCTCGGCGCTGACGACCGACGGGGCCGACGCCACGCTCGAGGCCATGGAGAAAGGCGCCGTCGACTTCTTCGCGAAGCCGAGTGGGACCATCTCGACTGACCTCTCCGCCCACGCCGAAGCGCTGGTTCGCACCGTCGAATCGGTCGCCCAATCCGATCCGACCGCTCAAACGATCTCGACGGGGCAGCGATCGACGGCCGATCGCGAGGGGACCTACGTCGACCATCCGACCCTCGTGATCGGAGCCTCGACCGGTGGCCCGAACGTCGTGGAGTCGATTCTCGCCGACCTCCCGCGTTCTGCAGACTTCCGGGTCCTCGTGGTTCAGCACATGCCCGATCAGTTCACCGGGCGATTCGCGAAGCGACTGGACGGGCGGTCGGCCTACGATGTCCGGGAAGCGAGCGACGGGGACCGGATCGGGGGTGGCGAGGCACTGATCGCGAAAGGCGATTACCACATGGTCGTGAGCGGGTACAGTAGCGGTCGGCTCCGGGTCCGGCTCGAACAGTCCGCGCCCGTTCACTCCGTGCGGCCGGCCATCGACGTGACCATGGAATCCGTCGCCGAGACGATCGACGACCCAGTCACCGCCGTCGTCCTGACGGGAATGGGCTCGGACGGAGCGGCGGGGGTCGAGGCGATCGACGCTATCGGCGGCCAGGTGCTAGCACAGGACGAGGAAACGAGCGCGGTCTTCGGCATTCCCGGCCGAGCCATCGAGACCGGTTGTGTCGACGGGGTGCACCCGGCGGACGAACTCGTCGACGCCGTTCTCGACACGATACGGGACCGAACCTGA
- the cheA gene encoding chemotaxis protein CheA: MEDYLEEFVREGEDHVTELNNALLTLESDPEDDGAMERIFRTAHTLKGNFGAMGFEDASDLAHAVEDLLDAMRQGEIAVTADRMDHIFAGVDEIEACLDEIEADGEVARDVRPTITDLRAVLDGADEPATETAAQESTTEDVAFDPATLDADGERVVQATVEMADSEMPGVDAMFVLEDIQETFDVLGAVPEIDAIEDGEYDTDFTLALATDAGDVASEIAENGDVTNVTVQELDTESEGSETETAADNAGESGTDSVGEIQSVRVNVDQLDELHGLVEQLVTTRIKLRRSVGENDRRTEEELDDLDKITSNLQDTVMDMRLVPMKKIVGKFPRLVRDLAREEDKQVEFTIEGDDVELDRTILTEISDPLMHILRNAVDHGIESPEKREAAGKDPTGSITLRAERERDRVKIQVIDDGQGVDHDAIRTKAVEKGILDSAEAEDLTEDEVAELIFHSGFSTTEEVTDVSGRGVGMDVVNDTVTRLDGSVSVTSEPGEGTTVTLTLPVTVAIVKVLFVESGGEKYGIPIKTIDEISRMRPLKQVDGEEVVTYDDTVYPLVRLGDALDVPGETRNGDGMLVKIRDTERQVALHCDAVQGQEEVVVKPFEGILSGIPGLSGAAVLGEGDVVTILDVATL; the protein is encoded by the coding sequence ATGGAAGACTATCTCGAAGAATTCGTCCGCGAGGGCGAAGACCACGTCACCGAGCTGAACAACGCGCTGCTCACCCTCGAGAGCGACCCCGAGGACGACGGGGCTATGGAGCGGATCTTCCGGACGGCCCACACCCTGAAGGGCAACTTCGGAGCGATGGGCTTCGAGGACGCTTCGGACCTCGCCCACGCCGTCGAGGACCTCCTCGACGCGATGCGCCAGGGCGAGATCGCGGTCACCGCCGACCGGATGGACCACATCTTCGCCGGCGTCGACGAGATCGAGGCCTGTCTCGACGAGATCGAGGCCGACGGCGAGGTTGCCCGAGACGTCAGGCCGACGATCACGGACCTCAGAGCGGTCCTTGATGGAGCTGACGAGCCGGCCACCGAGACGGCTGCCCAGGAATCGACCACCGAGGACGTCGCCTTCGATCCAGCGACACTGGACGCCGATGGCGAGCGCGTGGTTCAGGCGACAGTGGAGATGGCCGACTCGGAGATGCCAGGGGTCGACGCGATGTTCGTCCTGGAGGACATCCAGGAGACCTTCGACGTGCTCGGGGCCGTCCCCGAGATCGACGCGATCGAGGACGGCGAGTACGATACGGACTTCACGCTGGCACTTGCAACAGACGCCGGCGATGTCGCCTCGGAAATCGCGGAAAACGGCGACGTCACGAACGTTACCGTCCAGGAACTCGACACCGAGAGCGAGGGTAGCGAGACGGAGACGGCAGCGGACAATGCTGGGGAGTCGGGCACGGACTCGGTCGGCGAGATCCAATCGGTCCGCGTGAACGTCGATCAGCTCGACGAACTCCACGGCCTGGTCGAACAGCTAGTGACCACCCGGATCAAACTCCGGCGGAGCGTCGGCGAGAACGACCGCCGGACCGAGGAGGAACTCGACGACCTGGACAAGATCACCTCGAACCTCCAGGACACCGTGATGGACATGCGGCTGGTCCCGATGAAGAAGATCGTCGGGAAGTTTCCCCGATTGGTCCGGGATCTCGCCCGCGAGGAGGACAAACAGGTCGAGTTCACGATCGAGGGTGACGACGTCGAACTCGATCGCACGATCCTCACCGAGATCAGCGACCCGCTGATGCACATTCTGCGGAACGCAGTCGACCACGGGATCGAATCGCCTGAGAAACGCGAAGCCGCCGGCAAGGACCCGACCGGTTCGATCACGCTCCGGGCCGAGCGCGAACGGGACCGGGTGAAGATTCAGGTCATCGACGACGGGCAGGGCGTCGATCACGACGCGATTCGAACGAAAGCCGTCGAGAAGGGCATTCTCGACAGTGCAGAGGCGGAGGACCTGACGGAAGACGAGGTGGCCGAACTGATCTTCCACTCCGGGTTCTCGACCACCGAGGAGGTAACAGACGTCAGCGGGCGCGGAGTCGGGATGGACGTGGTCAACGACACCGTCACGCGACTCGATGGCTCGGTGTCGGTCACGAGCGAACCGGGCGAGGGGACGACTGTGACCCTCACGCTGCCAGTGACCGTCGCCATCGTGAAGGTGCTGTTCGTGGAGTCCGGCGGGGAGAAATACGGGATCCCGATCAAGACTATCGACGAGATCAGCCGGATGCGCCCGCTCAAACAGGTCGACGGCGAGGAAGTGGTCACCTACGACGACACGGTCTATCCACTCGTGCGCCTGGGCGACGCCCTCGACGTGCCCGGTGAAACCCGGAACGGCGACGGCATGCTTGTCAAGATCCGGGACACGGAACGCCAGGTAGCGCTGCACTGTGACGCCGTCCAGGGACAGGAGGAAGTCGTCGTCAAGCCATTCGAGGGCATCTTGAGCGGCATTCCGGGCCTCTCCGGGGCGGCGGTCCTCGGGGAGGGCGACGTGGTGACCATCCTCGACGTGGCGACGCTCTGA
- a CDS encoding chemotaxis protein CheC, with translation MSTKIDIRRLRDVNRLAKAGAETVAEHLTQLTGVETEMQITKINVLDIEDLGAHLGRERVVGVNVPLLEHPHGSVLILFEDESAKKLAHSMLGSEPSGGPTYSEMERSAIKEVGNIMTSGFIDGWANVLGRTIDISTPQLLRAEGDTIVEHSVEAGEHEIALVFDSTLEAPDVDVEATIYTFPNIEEFVELINSI, from the coding sequence ATGTCCACGAAGATCGACATCCGACGACTCAGGGACGTCAATCGGCTCGCCAAGGCCGGTGCCGAGACGGTTGCGGAGCATCTGACCCAACTCACCGGCGTCGAGACGGAGATGCAGATCACGAAGATCAACGTGCTTGACATCGAGGACCTGGGGGCGCATCTGGGCCGGGAGCGGGTCGTTGGTGTCAACGTGCCCCTGCTCGAACACCCACACGGGTCAGTACTGATCCTCTTCGAGGATGAGAGCGCGAAAAAACTGGCTCACTCGATGCTCGGGAGCGAACCGAGCGGCGGCCCGACATACTCGGAAATGGAACGGTCGGCGATCAAGGAAGTCGGCAACATCATGACCAGTGGCTTCATCGACGGCTGGGCGAACGTCCTCGGGCGAACCATCGACATCTCGACACCCCAACTGCTGCGGGCCGAGGGCGACACGATCGTCGAGCACAGCGTCGAAGCGGGCGAACACGAGATCGCACTGGTCTTCGATTCGACCCTGGAGGCCCCGGATGTCGACGTCGAAGCGACCATCTACACGTTCCCGAACATCGAGGAGTTCGTGGAACTCATCAACTCGATCTAA